Proteins encoded by one window of Bacillus sp. DTU_2020_1000418_1_SI_GHA_SEK_038:
- the ezrA gene encoding septation ring formation regulator EzrA, whose product MEYIIGGIVIVIVLFLTGYILKKKYYKEIDRLETWKMDIVNRPVLDEMSKVKQLNMTGQTEELFERWRTEWDDIVTAQLPNVEEYLFDAEEYIDKYRFRKAKEVQQTTEKFLNEIEENIKKLLNELNELVGSEEKNRSDIQELKDLYRESKKLLLAHHHTYGKTADILEQQLDETFAKFEVFDEKTENGNYLEAREIVLTIQAQLDEVKLKMERIPEFLVECQSKIPSQLKELSEGYKEMVEQGYILDHIEFDKEINRLENETSAYLSLIETADLTDVHKGIEEIKGSIDFLYELLEAEVHAKHYIGQQDDPTRNMLFTNKEINRQLKEEMELVRQSYHLSEKDMFIQAELEKKLIQLNKSYEVLEHKIISENTAHSLLKTELEGIKSQLEEIEEEHVKFAEKLQALRKDEMAARESIDDLRKNLAEAARLVSKSNIPGLPQDYLYLMEDAKESIGNVIMKLDEKPLNIQTIQQYLEVAVLTVEKIVNTTNDMIETVMLVEKVIQYGNRYRRRYPSVAKGLQDAEASFRGFDYKTALEQAATAIEEIDPSAMKKIEELISE is encoded by the coding sequence ATGGAATACATTATTGGCGGCATCGTCATAGTAATCGTGCTTTTTTTAACAGGATACATATTAAAGAAGAAATATTATAAAGAAATAGATCGGCTAGAAACATGGAAGATGGATATTGTGAATCGCCCTGTTCTTGATGAAATGTCGAAAGTTAAGCAATTAAATATGACTGGACAAACGGAAGAATTGTTTGAACGCTGGAGAACCGAGTGGGATGATATTGTTACAGCCCAGCTTCCAAATGTTGAAGAATATTTATTCGATGCAGAGGAGTATATCGATAAATATCGCTTTAGGAAAGCAAAAGAAGTACAGCAGACTACCGAAAAATTTTTAAATGAGATTGAAGAAAACATTAAAAAGTTATTAAACGAATTAAATGAGCTAGTTGGAAGCGAAGAAAAGAATAGATCAGATATTCAAGAGTTGAAGGATTTATATCGAGAGAGTAAGAAATTGTTGCTGGCACATCATCACACATATGGTAAAACAGCAGATATTCTTGAGCAGCAACTAGATGAAACCTTTGCAAAATTTGAAGTATTTGATGAAAAAACAGAAAATGGCAACTATCTGGAAGCACGGGAAATTGTTTTAACCATTCAGGCTCAGTTGGATGAAGTTAAATTAAAAATGGAGAGGATCCCTGAATTTCTTGTAGAGTGTCAATCAAAAATCCCATCACAATTGAAAGAATTGAGTGAAGGATATAAAGAAATGGTTGAACAGGGCTATATCCTTGACCATATCGAATTTGACAAAGAAATAAACAGACTTGAAAATGAAACATCAGCATATTTAAGTCTCATCGAGACAGCTGATTTGACAGATGTACATAAAGGAATAGAAGAAATTAAAGGAAGCATTGATTTCCTTTATGAACTGCTTGAGGCTGAGGTTCATGCGAAGCATTATATTGGGCAGCAGGATGATCCAACTAGGAATATGCTATTTACGAATAAAGAAATAAATAGGCAGTTAAAGGAAGAAATGGAGCTTGTCCGTCAAAGCTATCATCTCTCAGAAAAGGATATGTTCATTCAGGCAGAGCTGGAAAAGAAGTTAATCCAATTGAATAAAAGCTATGAGGTTCTGGAACACAAGATTATTTCAGAAAACACAGCCCATTCATTGCTAAAAACGGAGCTTGAAGGAATTAAATCACAATTGGAAGAAATTGAGGAAGAGCATGTTAAGTTTGCAGAAAAGCTGCAGGCATTAAGAAAAGATGAAATGGCTGCTCGTGAAAGCATTGATGATTTAAGGAAAAACTTGGCCGAAGCAGCAAGGCTTGTTTCAAAAAGCAATATTCCAGGACTTCCTCAGGACTATTTATATTTAATGGAAGATGCGAAAGAAAGCATTGGAAATGTCATTATGAAGCTAGATGAAAAGCCGCTAAATATTCAAACGATCCAGCAATATTTAGAGGTTGCAGTTCTAACAGTAGAGAAAATTGTCAATACAACGAATGATATGATTGAAACTGTCATGCTTGTTGAAAAAGTCATTCAGTACGGAAACCGTTACCGGAGAAGATATCCTTCAGTTGCAAAAGGGTTACAAGATGCAGAGGCTTCGTTTAGAGGCTTTGATTACAAGACTGCTTTAGAGCAGGCAGCAACAGCGATAGAGGAAATTGATCCAAGTGCAATGAAGAAAATTGAAGAATTAATAAGTGAATAG
- the hisJ gene encoding histidinol-phosphatase HisJ, whose amino-acid sequence MEKDGHIHTPFCPHGTKDPLEGYVEKAISLGFKEISFTEHAPLPEGFVDPTPARDSSMKLEEIETYLHEISRVKSIFSHKIKINAGLEVDFIEGFEEETRRFLTQYGPFLDDAILSVHFLKYGDEYDCLDYSPEVFGQMIEKYGSIEAIYEAYFHTVLTSIHSDLGPFKPKRIGHMTLVKKFQKKFPAQRDFSELIQDVLSAIGKKGYELDYNGAGFSKPLCREPYPPNWVVKEAMKKGIPLVYGSDSHQIKDLGHGMDRMLF is encoded by the coding sequence ATGGAAAAAGATGGACATATTCACACCCCCTTTTGTCCTCATGGTACAAAAGATCCGCTTGAGGGCTATGTCGAAAAAGCAATTTCTTTAGGGTTTAAGGAGATATCATTTACCGAGCACGCACCACTGCCTGAGGGATTTGTTGACCCTACACCGGCGAGGGACAGCTCCATGAAATTGGAAGAGATTGAAACGTACTTACATGAAATATCTAGGGTAAAGTCAATTTTCAGCCACAAAATCAAAATTAACGCAGGTCTTGAAGTAGATTTTATCGAAGGATTTGAAGAAGAGACACGTAGATTTCTTACCCAATATGGACCGTTTTTAGATGATGCCATATTATCTGTTCATTTTTTAAAGTATGGGGATGAATATGATTGTCTCGATTACAGCCCAGAAGTTTTTGGACAAATGATTGAAAAATATGGATCTATAGAGGCTATTTACGAAGCTTATTTTCATACAGTTCTTACATCCATTCATTCTGACCTAGGTCCTTTCAAACCAAAAAGAATCGGACATATGACATTAGTGAAAAAATTCCAAAAAAAATTTCCCGCGCAGAGGGATTTCTCTGAACTGATTCAAGATGTACTTTCAGCAATCGGTAAAAAGGGATATGAGCTCGACTATAACGGTGCAGGATTTTCTAAACCTCTATGCAGGGAGCCCTATCCGCCTAACTGGGTTGTAAAAGAAGCCATGAAAAAAGGGATCCCGCTTGTTTATGGTTCTGATTCACATCAAATAAAGGATCTTGGGCATGGGATGGATCGTATGCTTTTTTAG
- a CDS encoding GAF domain-containing protein, giving the protein MFNVETYRGTREENYKLVKKQLTALLEGERNAIANLSNASALLNQFLDRINWVGFYLMENDELVLGPFQGLPACVRIPIGKGVCGTSAKLMETVRVEDVHLFPGHIACDAASQSEIVIPLIKDGQLIGVLDIDSPEKNRFDELDQKELEDFARILVSFL; this is encoded by the coding sequence TTGTTTAACGTCGAAACTTACCGCGGGACTCGTGAGGAAAACTATAAACTAGTGAAGAAGCAGCTCACTGCGTTGCTTGAAGGAGAAAGGAATGCAATTGCAAATTTAAGTAATGCTTCCGCTCTGTTAAACCAATTTTTAGATCGGATTAATTGGGTTGGATTTTATCTAATGGAAAACGATGAGCTTGTCCTTGGTCCTTTTCAAGGACTTCCAGCATGTGTTAGAATTCCAATTGGAAAAGGCGTTTGCGGTACATCAGCAAAACTTATGGAAACTGTCCGTGTTGAGGATGTTCATTTATTCCCTGGCCATATCGCCTGTGATGCTGCATCTCAATCAGAGATTGTTATTCCACTCATTAAAGATGGCCAGTTAATCGGTGTGCTGGATATTGATTCACCTGAAAAAAATCGCTTCGATGAGCTTGACCAAAAGGAGCTAGAAGACTTTGCACGAATATTAGTGTCCTTTTTATAA
- the refZ gene encoding forespore capture DNA-binding protein RefZ, whose product MSRDVKKAIVDAAINLFNANGFDGTSVRDIAKRARVNTANIAYYFDNKLGLLEHCFTIFFEGYVEQIEEGFANLDQGAASSLRKITENVMYYQFENMYLTRLIWREISIDSQVVREIMSTYLMKERFYLSKVFERGMKTREFRTLSPDYMILQLKGLLSMPFLNIQYMTEVLHVMPNEKYFAEKYVREVFCWIDGVICKRSYEPPIYLAVK is encoded by the coding sequence ATGAGCAGAGATGTGAAAAAGGCAATTGTTGATGCAGCAATCAATCTATTTAATGCCAATGGATTTGATGGTACATCAGTTCGGGATATTGCCAAAAGGGCAAGGGTAAACACAGCAAATATAGCTTATTACTTCGATAATAAACTCGGATTGCTAGAGCATTGCTTTACAATTTTCTTTGAAGGATATGTGGAGCAGATTGAAGAGGGATTTGCAAACCTCGACCAGGGTGCAGCGAGCAGTTTGAGGAAAATTACCGAAAATGTGATGTACTATCAATTTGAAAATATGTATTTAACAAGATTAATATGGAGGGAAATATCGATTGACTCTCAAGTTGTTCGTGAAATTATGTCGACCTACTTGATGAAAGAGAGGTTTTATTTAAGTAAAGTGTTTGAAAGAGGAATGAAAACGAGGGAGTTCCGCACTCTTTCTCCGGATTATATGATTCTCCAATTAAAGGGGCTATTAAGCATGCCTTTTTTGAATATCCAATATATGACTGAGGTTTTGCATGTGATGCCAAACGAGAAGTATTTTGCTGAAAAATACGTGCGTGAAGTTTTCTGCTGGATTGATGGTGTAATATGCAAGCGGTCATATGAACCACCGATTTATCTTGCTGTAAAATAA